Below is a genomic region from Gillisia sp. Hel_I_86.
ATCTCTGTTTGTATAGATTTGCTGAATATCATACTGCTCAAAAAGCTCCTTGAAAACAGCTAGTGGTTTACCAGAATACATAGCAAGAGAACTTCCTTTTGCTTGAAGCTCTTTTCGCATTTTTTGAAGCGTATTGTATATAAAACTAACACGGGCATCATTTTTAGGAAGATCCTCCAAGATCTCAGTGTCGAAAATAAAAATGGGAAGCACTGGAAAATCACCTTTTAAAGCCTCCAACAATCCAACATTATCATCTAACCTAAGATCTCTTCGAAACCAAAATATCGATATTTTTTTATTCATCAATGTACATTTAAAGTGGAAACTCCTCCGTCTATTCCTAGTATTTGCCCTGTCATCCAACTGCTTTGTTCGGATAGTAAAAAATCTACTGCATTTGCCATCTTCTGGAGTCCCAGCTCTTTTTACAGGATGGCGTTCTCCCATTTTTACTCGTTTTTCATCATTGGAGAGTAATTTTTGGGATCAGGTAAAAATTCCCAAGCTTCATTTGCTGAAATGGGCAACTTCGATGTGGTATGTAAAGTGTGGAATTTCATGGTTTTTAATTTCGGGACAAATTTAGGGTATTAATTGTTTAGCTTAAAATGATTATTGTTAAACAAAGTTTAATTTTGATCTCTTTGTTGGTAAAGGTTTAGAAACATTGGAATGCGTATCTTTGAAAAAATCAACAAACTAAATATTATGAAAAAAGTTTTTTTATTCATGTGCGCAGGATTAATCTCATTAGGAGCCTCTGCACAAATTGAAGCCCCTCAACCAAGTCCTTTGGCAAAAATTGAGCAAAAAGTAGGTCTTACAGATGTAACCTTGGAATATTCCCGTCCGGCAGTTCGTGGTCGTGAAATCTTTGGAAGCCTGGTTCCTTTTGGGAAAGTATGGCGAACAGGAGCCAATGCAAACACAAAAATCACTTTTAGTGATGATGTAGAAATTGGAGGAAAGAAGCTGGCAAAAGGAACTTATGCTATATATACAATTCCAAATAAAGATTCTTGGGAAGTAGTGTTTTACAAGGATGCCAACAATTCGGGAGTTCCACAAGAATGGGATGAAGCTAAAGTGGCTTTAAAAGCAACGGCAAAGGTAGAATCCATGCCTTTCTCTATGGAATCTTTTGGGATCTTCGTAAATGAAATTAAGAATGATGGTGCCGTTTTGGATTTTGTATGGTCCAATACCGCAGCTTCTTTGCCATTTACAGTACCAACAGATGCCAAGACCATGGCAAGCATAGAAAAAGTTATGAATGGTCCGGGAGCCAACGATTTTTTTGCGGCAGCTAGTTTTTATCAGGAAAGTGGGAAAGATCTTAAAAAAGCGCATGAATGGATCAAGAAAGCAACTGCAATGCAGGAAGATGCCTTCTGGATGTGGAGAAAAAGATCACTTATCGAAGCTGAACTAGGTATGAAAAAGGAAGCTATTTCCAGTGCACAAAAATCATTGGCGATGGCAGAAAAAGCTAAAAATGCAGATTATGTTAAAATGAACAAGGACTCTCTAAAAGAATGGGGCGCTATGTAATTTTAAATTACCACATTAAAGAGCCTGCTGAAAAGCAGGCTTTTTTAATTTATATGTTTGTCATCCTAAAAGTAGCACAGCGGATTGAAGGATCTCTAAGAAACAGCAATCATGTTTTTAAAAATAGATCCTTCCTCCGTCAGGATAACAAGTTGGTACTACAATGTCATTTCGAGATCCGTGATAAAAAAATTATCCAGCGTAGGAAATTGACGTGTTTTTTATATAAGCTGATGGGATGCTGAAACAAGTTCAGCATGACGACAATTGCGCATCGTCACCCTGAACTGGTTTCAGGGTCTTGGATTCACAAATAAATAAAAACACGTCAATGGTAGCGTAGACGAGAAGCCTTCTATTGCTTCCCAACCATAACTTAGTATTTAAATGTCGTTCTGTCACGATAATTATCAAGATCTAATTGATCATTCTGAAAGTAGCACAGCGAATTGAAGGATCTCCTATGTTGTAATAATACTGTTTATTACTATCCTAGAGATTCCTCCTTCGTCGGAATGACAGTACAGCGTTTTTTGTCATTCTGAAAGAAGTGAAACAAATTGAAGGATCTCAATGAAGCCATACATTTGCTTTGAGGTTCCTCCTTCATCGGAAGGCCGGTATAGCGATCGAAAAATGGATATAACTTTATTGATAAACCAAACCAATTTCTTTTCTAATTGCATCCAATAATTCAATTAGATCGAGGCTTTTGGCGAAAGTCATTTTAGTGCTTTCTTTTTTGCCCTCTGCTAGCATAGTTTGAAGATGTGTTGCCTCAAAATTATAGCCATGAGTAGTTACCGGAAATTCGATGGTTTCTTCATTCCCATCCAACTGGATTGTTATAGAGGAAGGTTCATGAAATCTGGTATTTAAAACTACCTCTGCCTCTTCAAATTTTAAAGTGGCCATGGTTGGAGTAGTTTCATCTATAGCACTGTAAAGATGAGCCTTTACACCATTGGAGTAAGAAAATTCGATAGTGCAATTTTCATCCACGCCCGTTTTTCCGATTTTTGCGTTCGCTTTTATCTCTCGAGGTTTTCCTAATAAGCTTAAAGCCAAGAATACAGGATAGATACCCACATCCATCAAGCTCCCCCCGCCAAGTTTTTTATTGTAAATGCGTTTTTCTGGATCGAAGGGGGCGTTAAATCCAAAATCTGCTTCGAGACCTACTAGTTCTCCATATTTCTTGGATTCGACCAAGTCTAGAACATAATTAAAATGTGGAAGAAATTGGGTCCACAAAGCCTCCATTAAAAACACCTTCTCTTTTCGAGCCTCGGTGATCATGGTTTCTACTTGATCTAAATTTATCCCTAAAGGTTTTTCGCAGAGTACTGCTTTTTTATGCTGAAGACACAGTAGGGAATGCTCGAAATGAAATGTATGTGGAGTAGCTATATAAACAATATCTACTTTTTCGTCTTCAACCAGTTCTAAATAACTCCCGTAAGAAACTGCAATGTTTAAATTTTCAGCAAATTCTTCAGCTTTATTTAGCGATCTACTTGCCACTGCGTAAAGATTTGCTCCTGGTACCGATAAGAGATCTTCGGAAAATTTTTTGGCAATTTTCCCTGCACCCAGTATTCCCCAATTATAAGTTTTAGTCTGCATTGTTTTTAAGTTTATCTGGTGAATGAATTACGCTCTGCAGGACAAGTGCTAGCAACATAACCAAAGCACATCCCACTAGATTAAGCCACAAATAAGGGAGTACCCCTAATTTGTAGATTAAAATAATTAAAGCCTGGGTAATAAGGGCGGCAATAAACACTGCATTGCTGTTTACATGTTTTATAAAGAATGCCAGCAAGAATATTCCCAGTACATTTCCGTAGAAAATAGAGCCAATAATATTCACCAACTGAATGAGATTGTCGAACAAACTGGCAAAACTGGCAAAAAGTATGGCCAACAAGCCCCAGCCCAAAGTGAACCACTTGGACATTTTCACATAATGTTCATCAGATTTCTCCTTAGAAACATTTCTTTTATAAAGATCTATGGTGGTGGTGGAAGCCAAAGCATTCAATTCTGAAGCGGTGGAGGACATCGCTGCCGATAGTATTACTGCTAGTAGCAGCCCTATGAGGCCTCTTGGCAGGTTGTTCAGAATAAAATGGATAAACACATAATCTTTGTCATTTGTTTCCAAATCCTCGCTTACGTTGCTTATCATGGCTTTTGCTTCTTCCCGATTGGCTTCTTCTAGGGAGTCGAGTTCTAAAAGTTCGGTTTTATATTGGTTGAGTTCTCTTGCGGAAACGGTCTCCAGGCCATTGCCAAAACGTATACTGGTTTCTTTTCTTTTTTGCTGAATATCCTCATTCTTAACCATCAATTGCCGGTACTCTTCCGAATATTCAGACTCCAACACCGCTTTTTGAGCTGCCGGATTAAAATTTAAGGGTGCCAGATTGAATTGATAGAACACAAATACCATAACCCCCACCAAAAGAATGAAGAATTGCATTGGCACTTTTAGGATTCCATTGAAGATAAGTCCCAATTGCATTTCCCGTACCGATCTCCCGGTTAAATAACGCTGCACCTGACTTTGATCTGTTCCAAAATAAGATAAGGCTAGAAAACTCCCACCAATCACTCCGCTCCAAACCGTGTATCTATTATCCAGATCGAATGAAAAATCCAAAATATCGAGCTTTCCGCTGGCTCCGGCAATATCCAACGCATTGGAGAAACTTATATCTGCAGGTAGGTATTGAATTATCAAGAAAAATGCAGCGAACATCCCGGCAAAGATTACTGCCATTTGCTGCTTTTGGGTAACATTAACTGCCTTGGTGCCACCAGAAACGGTATAGATAATAACCAACACCCCAATAATAATGTTGAGTGTTGTAAGGTTCCATCCCAAGACTGCCGATAAAATAATAGCCGGTGCAAAAATGGTGATTCCGGCAGATAGTCCCCGCTGAATTAAAAACAACAATGCCGTTAAAGTCCTGGTTTTAAGATCGAATCTGGATTCCAAAAATTCGTAAGCGGTATAAACCTTTAACCTATGATAAATGGGAATAAATACCATGCATATTATTACCATGGCAATTGGCAAACCAAAATAGAATTGAACAAAACCCATCCCATCGTGATAGGCTTGGCCTGGGGTAGATAAAAATGTAATCGCGCTTGCCTGGGTTGCCATAACAGAAAGTCCGATAGTCCACCATTGGGAATCCTTCCCGCCCCCAATATAATCTTTTACGCTGTGGCTCCCCTTTGTTTTGTAGACCCCATAAATAACTATAAACGCTAGGGTTCCTATTAAAATGATCCAATCTATTAATTGCATATTAGGAGAATAGGTTCATTAAAAAATAGAACAAGATTATATATGCCAAATTTGCTAGAAGTACTATAGTATATGATTTTTTCCAAATATATTTTTTAGGAGTTTCCATTTATTTACCGATTGAGATTAGGTTGGCAAATAATCTAAAAGCTCCTGGTACTGCCTCTGGGAACTGTCTAAAAAAGCTTAACCCGGTATAGATATAATGGCCTTTTCCATACTTAGCGATAAGCAAGCTTCCTTTGCTGCTAGTTTCATTTGTATCTTTCATTGCAAAGATCGGAGTAAATTCTGGAGCCCAAGAATCTGAAAAATACAAACCACGTTCCTGTACCCAGTTTTCAAAATCTTTTGGAGTGATCTTGTTTGGGCTATTTAAAACAGGATGTTGCGGATCCAAAAATTCCACTTTTGCATCTTCTTCGGTAACCCTATCCCTGGAAAGTTCCAATTTATAAGGTGCTATATTATCCAGAACCAAACCGCGGTTGGTATTGTATTGAGAGATCAGGGTGCCACCATTTTCAACATATTTTAATAACTCCCCTTGTTTGAACTTTAGGATATCCAAGGTATTGTATGCCCGGATCCCTAATACGATCGCATCAAATTTTGCCAAAGCAGCAGCATCAATTTCCTCAGGGACTATTTTAACAACCTTATATCCAATTTGTTCCAAGCTCTCTGGAATTACATCTCCTGCGCCTTCAATATAACCAACCAGCCCTCCTTTTTTCTTGATGTTCAACTTCACCAATTTAGTACCAGCTGGTAGCGCCAATGTTTGTAAAGGAATATGCTCATAATCTATCCTTAAAACTTCATCTGAATACACCCGGCCTTCAAAAGTGATCTCAGGAATTAAATTCGCTTCGTTTTGTTCTTTTGGGGGAGTTACCGTAAAAACAAGTGTGGCGGTTCCGCCATTGTTCTTTATATCAAAATTTGCCTCTTTTGGTTCAATTTTCCAAGATTTAGAAGCCTTTAAGCTAACTTTACCTTTTGTATTCTCCTTTTGAGCAGTCACAGTTAAATTTATTTGCTTGGCTGCCCCATTCGTATAAATAAGCACCTTATCATTAAAGGATGCTGATACAGGAGGAATAATCTCAAAGGGCTGGTATATTTCCCCTTTTACAGGATCTGTAGTTTTATAGACAAGTTCTTTTTCGAAAGGGATAGTTTCCCCGTAAAATTTCAGGTTAAAGATAACTTTCGTCATTCTTGGAGCTTCCGGCAAACCAACCAGTTTTGGATCTTCCACCACATAAGTTCCTAAATTCGGATTTTCACCTAACCAATAGGGAGATGTGTATTTTGCATCTTTTGGGATGGTGTAAATTAGTTTTTCCCTCCAGGCCTCATTGTTGTTAAGTGTTTTTTTAGGCTCTGCGGAAGAGCTTCCAGAAACAACATTTATCGAGACTAGTTCCACGGAAACATCACTTCTATTTATCGCTTCAAATTCAACCTCAACAGATTGATATAAAGTAGCATAAGGTGTGTTACTTATAGCTTCTAAATAAATTCCGCTACTGGCTAATATAATCTCTTTTATTTCAGAAGTTTTAATGGTTTTCCAATACCCATCCTCAAGAACATTGATCAACTTATAAGCTTCCACCAATTTGGGCAGGCTTTCCGAAGGATCCCTGAAGTTATAATTTTCTTCTACTTCCATTAAAATTTTTCCAATAGCTGCACCTCCTTTTAACCGGTTCCAAGAAGTATCGATTCCTGCGAAAAGATCACCTTTTGTTTCCGGTACTTCGCCATCAATTAATTCCAAATATTCAAGCTGGCTACCACGGCTTCCGCTACTGCCAAAACCCTGAGATCTATGCTGACTTCGGCTTAAAGCTGCAATTTCTGGATTGGATAATCCGTTCCAAGGGAAATAAACGCCGGTATCGAATTGTATAAAATTGGATTTATCGGCTTTGTCGAACGCATCCTGACTTTCGTAGAACCAAGGAGACGTATTGAAATAAAGACGGGTAGGGGAAAATACCTCGGTATGTTTTAATTGCTCCGGGTAGGCATTCTTGTCATTCGCAAGCTTAAATGCTTCTACGCTTAACAAAGCAGAAGCGGTATGTTGCCCATGGGTTTCTCCTGATGTACGATGGTTGAACCTATTAATAATTATATCTGGTTTAAAAGTCCGGATCGCCCAAACCACGTCTCCCAGTACCACTTCTTTATCCCATATTTGTAAAGTTTCTTCGGGAGTTTTGGTATAGCCAAAATCGATTGCCCTCGTAAAACGTTGCTTGCCACCATCTATTCTTCTTGCAGCTAGAAGTTCCTGGGTTCTAATAACTCCTAATAGCTCCTTTAGCTCGGGCCCAATTAGGTTTTGCCCACCATCTCCACGAGTGATGGATAAATAACCTGTTCTTGCATTTACTTCACTGGACAAATAGGAAATTAGCCGGGTATTTTCATCATCGGGATGCGCAGCTATGTAAAGTACAGAGCCTAAAAAATTCAATTTTTTAAGAGCTTGATCTATTTCTACGGAATTTAATTTTTTAGGAGCTTGTCCTTGTGCTGTAATAAAGAACAAAACCAAGATAAATGGAAGAATTTTGCGCATCGGAAAATATTGGTTCAATAATTTCAAATATATAAATTTCCAAGGGGTTCCAAGGTTTTATATAGGGAGAATCTAAAGGCTGTCTTTCCCTTCATCCAGATAGACATCTTTTTTGATTAGGGAAACCGCCTTTTGTAAAATTAGATTGTTTGGATAGGTCACTAGTTCTCCTTGGTCATTTATAAGATGGATATGAAATGCTTTTATATCATCTATAATTCCTTCAATAGGAGCGTCTTTATCATGGATCTTTATTTTATCTCCAATTTTATACGGAAAAGAGAAGAATAGGATAATCCCTGAAGTGATATTGCTAAGAATGGACCAAATAGCAAATAATGCCACACCAATAACAGCGAATATAGAGGAGAAATATATTGAAAGATCTTTTACTCCTACTCCCCATGCAAGGGACAACAAGAATACCGATACCAAGAAAATAAGGATGTTGATATATTTGAACATTAACCGGGTCCTGGTAATATGGATTTCACTTTGCTTTCCAACCCGATGTGCTGCTTTTTTCATGGTAAACTGAATGATAAGTAGCGAAACCACGATGATGGTGGTATAAATTATTTGATTTTGGTACGTGTAGAAGATAGCCATCATTAATTTAAATTCAGTTGCTCCCGCAAATGTAAATCTTTATTGGATTTTTTGGTCCAGTAATCAGATTTTATCTCTTTCATTTTTGTGGCAGTAGTAGTGTATAGTTTCCCATCCACTTCTGAATCTTCTTGCCATTTTTCAATTTTGAAGGGAGCGATATTGGAATAATAGATTTTTAGATCTCTTTTAAGTTCTTGGTAACTTATTTTATACACGCTCCATTCCCCATCCTGATAGAATTCGGCCATTGCATCGTATGCCTTTGTTTCTTTGTGTGCAAGTCTCAAAGTTTCGAAAGATGGAACCATGTGAATATCTCCGGTTGGCAAAAGATCGGGATTAATTCTTAATTGTGTCCAAACTTCATTTTCCAAATATGTTTTAGATAATTCCGATTCTTTATCTGCTTCCCCTTCAAAATAAGAGTGCGAATCTATCTTAAAATTGTCCCTGTTATTTAGCTGAATATATACATGACCGCACCATTCTTGGATAGAGGCGGAAACTTTTAACGCATGCGACCTTCCTTCTAAAGGATAAAAAGTGCTCTGCATGATGGAATACGGATAAATCCCTGTATTAAAATTCTTTGTGGCATTTAGTTTAAGTACAGGGATCGTCTTGTCGCTCTTGGTGTTGGCCTTTACCTGAGCTTCCGGCAGGAATTCTTCGGTAACATACATCAGCACGGCAGTTCCTTCCCTAGGTTCGCCATACCTGGATTGATCTAATTTATACGAAGTGATCTCTGCTTCCCCATTGAACCAATAGGATTTGAATTTTTCTGAAAGTTTTCGTTCGGGAAGCAAGACTTCTTCAGTAGAAGTATTTTCTTCACATCCAGATAAAAGGAACAATAGAAATGTTCCAAAAAGGAGAGGCTGAAATTTAGAGCTCATAAATTTACTTTTATCTAAAATTACGAAAAATTTATAGCGAAGCTATCTCCAATAAGGTTTCATAAACCAAATGTGTAGGGAGTCCAACAACATTAAAATAGCTGCCTTCCACGTTTGTGATCCCAATTAAACCTATCCATTCTTGAATTCCGTAGGCGCCAGCTTTATCCAAAGGATGATAATTTAGAATATAATAGTCTATTTCTTCTTTGCTTAATTCCTTAAAAGTGACTTTTGTGGTGGCATTTACCGTGCTCTGAAAGGTTGAAGTTGTAAAGGTGACCGAAGTGATTACTTCATGGGTTTTCCCAGACATGGATCGTAACATTTCAAATGCTTGCTTGGTGGTTTCCGGTTTTCCAAGAGCCTCATTTTCATGCCAAACAATGGTATCGCTGGTAATTAAAATATCCTCTTTTCTTAGTTCATGTCTAAATACCCCTGCTTTAAGTTCAGATAGGTAATCGGTTATTCCGGAATGCTTTAATCGCCCAGGGTAAACCTCTTTTACTTTTTTCACATTGATGATAAATGGGATATTTAGGTCCTTTAAAAACTGATGCCTTCTTGGAGAACCAGAGGCCAATATAATTCGATGATTTTTTAATTTTTCCTTCAGCATAGCTTAACGTAATATGAATTTATAAAGTCCCAGGGAGATGATCCCGAGAAGCATGATTATTTTTAAGAGCAGACTGAGTTTGGTATAATCCCTTTTGTTTTCCGCAGTCCAAATATGTATCATGAAATAAAGCAAAGGGGCCACGATAAGAAATAAGGCATACAAGACCGCCCATAAATTCTCGAACAAGTAATTATAAAGGTAATAGACAACCGCAATGAGCGGTAACAGGCCAATAAGAAATATCACCAAGTTCGTTCGTTTTTCCCCGATCGCTATAGGAAGCGTATTTCTTCCAGCATTGTAATCCCCCTTGATATCCTCCTGATCTTTCACCATTTCCCGAAGCCAGTTCAGTAATAAAGCAAATAGCGAGTAATCTAAAATAATGGAAAATATTATGGATTGGGTTTGCTGGTTTTCTGGGGTAATGACCGGTAATAGATCATAAAGTCCCACAATGATAATACTGAAGGCAACCAACATACTAATTGCCAGATTCCCTACAATTATAATATGTTTTAGATAGGTAGCGTAGAGATATAGCAGCGCAGAAATAGTGATGAATATTGATGAAAAGCCCGGTTTTCCTATAAGATTGGAGATAAAAAACCCAATTCCAACTCCCACGATACTTAATAGAATATAAAGTATATACGCTAAATTGAATGGGATTTTGGTGCCTACTAGCACTTTTTCGGGTTTATTGATGCTATCGGTTTCCAGATCATGGATATCGTTAATAATATTTCCTGCAGCAGCGATGCAGATAGTTGCGATTGCTAGCAAAGAAAAACCCAAGCCACTTAGGGTGATGCTTATGCCAAAACTATCCAACAAGCCATATTTAATTAGGACTTGTGTGAGAAGGATCATTGCTAGATTTGGAACCCTCACCAATTTCAAAACTGCTAATAGCATAGGACTATTTATATTGAACCGATTTTATATTGATAGTTAAAATCTTCTAGCTTTTGGAAGCATCAAGATTTTGAAGCCATTTCCCCTGCACTTTTAGGACCTGCTCTATTACGTCTCGCACACAGCCTTTTCCGCCCTTTTTATGAGAAACATAGCGACTAATATCTTTGATCTCTGCGGCGGCGTCTTGAGGGCAACACGGCATTCCTACGAGTTTCATCACATATAGGTCCGGAATATCATCGCCCATATAAAGAACGTGCGCTGGGTTTATATCATAGATATCCATAAATTCCTTCAATTGCTCCACCTTATCGGACACTCCTAGAAAAATGTTGGTAATTCCAAGATCCCTCAATCGTTTTCTAACGCCTTCATTTTTACCTCCAGATATTATGCACACATTGTACCCGGCCAATTCAGCGGTTTTTAGTGCGTAACCATCTTTAATGTTCATGGTTCGAAGCAATTCTCCCGCAGTATTTACTTGAATGCTGCCATCGGTAAGCACGCCATCCACGTCGAAAATGAACGTGCTAACATGATTCAAATATTCTTTATAATTCTTTTCCATGGAGGTTTTGAATAGATAAGGTTAAAAGTGAATATATATTTTGTTGTTCCTCGTTCAGAAATTCTAAATGAGAATTGATAACTTCTTGATCTTCCCTCTTTGCAGGACCTGTTTGTGCGTCTTTTGGGCCCATATTTATTGCTTTTGAAGCGGTTTCAAGTATCAAAGGATGCAAAATTTCAAAAGGGACTTGATTGTTATTACAGATTTTTTCGCCTTCGGTATATAGAAAGTTTACAAAATTGCTCACAAAAACCGCGGCAACATGTAGGGATTTTCTTTGTTCTGAAGAGATCTCAAATACTTTTCCTGAAATTTCTGAAGCCAATTCTTTTAGAATGATTGTATTTGCAATAGTGTTGGTTTCAATGCAGATGGGGATTTTGGTAAAATTGACTTTTTTATGCTTGGAAAAGGTTTGAAGCGGGTAAAACACCCCATGATTTTTGAACTTATTGAGTACTTCGATAGAAACGGCACCCGCAGTATGTAAAACCAAAGCGTCCGTTTCTTTCATTTTTTGACTTACTTTAGCCAATATATCGTCTTTTAGGGCAAGAATATAGATATCGGCGGGAGTGATTTCATCAAGATCTGTAGTAATTTCAACTTCATCTTTAAAATGTTGAAGGCTTGTTGAAGCATGGTTATAAACCTGAATGATCTTATAATTAGCTGAATTATTATACGCCTCAAATAAATGAGTGGCTACATTTCCAGTCCCAAAAAGTACAATGCGTTTCATTTGGCTAAAATACCAAAATTTCTGGGTTTAAAATTAACATATAACGATGGGAAATGCTTGTGTTTATAGCCCGCTAAGTATTTAAATTTAGTTAAATTTGCAACGTTTTAAAATAGTTTTAAATGCAAAATAAAATAACGTCTGTCTTATTTTCTACCCGAATAATGGCAGTCTTGTTCATTGTCTTCGCCATCGCAATGGCTCTGGGAACTTTTATAGAAAGTTGGTACACCATAGAAACCGCTCGCGTGTTAATTTATAATACGTGGTGGTTCGAGGGAATCATGTTGTTCTTTGTTATCAACTTCTGCGGAAATATCATTAGATATGGAATGCATAAACGCGAAAAATGGTCCTCTTTATTAATTCACCTTTCGTTTATTTTAATATTAATTGGAGCTTTTGTTACCAGATATATTAGTTACGAAGGTATAATGCCAATTCGTGAAGGAGAAACTACCAGTTCATTTCTTTCGGAAAGAACCTATTTAACCACCTATTTGGATGGAGAAATAGACGGGGAGCCACGTAGAAGAGTAGTGGAGGAAGCAGTTCTTTTAGCTCCCGAAACAGAAAATGATATCACCATCAACACCGATTTTAACGGTCAAGATGTTACTATCGAGGTAATCAATTTTATCCATGGAGCAGAAGAAGGCTTGATACTGGCAGAAAATGGAGACAATTATTTGAAAATTGTTGAAGCTGGAGATGGCAGCAGGCATGAGCATTATTTAAAGGAAGGTGAAATAGCCAATATACATAATACCTTGTTTGCCCTAAATAAACCTACCGATGGTGCCATTAACATTGAGGTAAGTGAAGAGGAGGGAACCTATCTATTAAGAACTCCTTTTGAAGGAGATTTCATGAGAATGGCAGATCAGTTAAAAGGCGAGGTAATAGCAGATAGTACACAAATTTTAATGTTAAGGTCTTTATATAATATTGGTGGGGTGCAGTTTGTGGTTCCAGAACCAATGGCCAGGGGGAATTACGATATTATCCCTACCGAAGAAAAAGCACCAAACCAACTTAATGCGGTTACCCTAAAAGTAACTACTGGAGGGGAATCCAAAAATATTACCATGCTTGGTACCAAAGGTGTTGTGAACGCTCCCAAAAATTTAAAAGTTGGTGGATTGGATATTTATCTTAATTATGGCTCTAAAGAAATGCAATTGCCGTTTTCTATCAAGTTAAACGATTTTATTGCCGATAAATTTCCCGGTACAGAGAGTAATCCTACTCCAAGTTATGCCGCGTTTAAAAGTAAGGTAGAAGTAATTGATGATAATGGATCTGAACCATACGAGATCTTTATGAACCATGTATTGGATAAAGAAGGATATAGGTTCTTTCAGGCCTCGTTCGATCCAGATGAAAAGGGAACTGTACTCTCTGTAAATCATGATTTTTGGGGAACATGGATCACTTATATTGGATATTTTTTATTGTATTTAGGCCTTATGTTGATCTTGTTCGATAAAGGAAGTAGGTTTGGTAAATTAAAGGTGATGTTGGATAAAGTGAAGGAAAAGAAAGCAGCACTTAGCTTAGCAGCTGCATTGTTTTTGAGTATTAGTTATGGATTTGCCCAGACCAATGCTCAAGAAGAGGACAATCCTGCTCACATTGCCTCTAACAAGGCCATGGTAGACTCACTGATCCAATCTTCTGCCGTAGATGCAGGGCATGCGGCAAAATTCGGGAAATTGGTTATCCAGGATGCAGGTGGAAGAATGAAGCCGGCAAATACATTTTCTTCAGAACTACTTCGAAAAATCAGTAAAAAAGATTCTTATGAAGGTTTAAATGCCGACCAGATCTTGATCTCCATGACCGAGAATCCGGTTTTGTGGTATAATGTCCCATTGATTTACGTAAAACCAAACAACGATAGTATCAGGCATATTGCAGGGGTGAGTGAAGATGATAAATATATTGCGCTAACAAATTTCTTTGATGCTAAGGGTTCCTATAAACTTTCTCCTTATTTGGAAGGTGCTTATAAGGCAAGTGTGCCAAACCAGTTTCAGAAAGATTTCATAGAAACCGATAGAAAAG
It encodes:
- the ccsA gene encoding cytochrome c biogenesis protein CcsA, translated to MQNKITSVLFSTRIMAVLFIVFAIAMALGTFIESWYTIETARVLIYNTWWFEGIMLFFVINFCGNIIRYGMHKREKWSSLLIHLSFILILIGAFVTRYISYEGIMPIREGETTSSFLSERTYLTTYLDGEIDGEPRRRVVEEAVLLAPETENDITINTDFNGQDVTIEVINFIHGAEEGLILAENGDNYLKIVEAGDGSRHEHYLKEGEIANIHNTLFALNKPTDGAINIEVSEEEGTYLLRTPFEGDFMRMADQLKGEVIADSTQILMLRSLYNIGGVQFVVPEPMARGNYDIIPTEEKAPNQLNAVTLKVTTGGESKNITMLGTKGVVNAPKNLKVGGLDIYLNYGSKEMQLPFSIKLNDFIADKFPGTESNPTPSYAAFKSKVEVIDDNGSEPYEIFMNHVLDKEGYRFFQASFDPDEKGTVLSVNHDFWGTWITYIGYFLLYLGLMLILFDKGSRFGKLKVMLDKVKEKKAALSLAAALFLSISYGFAQTNAQEEDNPAHIASNKAMVDSLIQSSAVDAGHAAKFGKLVIQDAGGRMKPANTFSSELLRKISKKDSYEGLNADQILISMTENPVLWYNVPLIYVKPNNDSIRHIAGVSEDDKYIALTNFFDAKGSYKLSPYLEGAYKASVPNQFQKDFIETDRKVNLLFNALQGKVLRIFPIPGDENNKWISFPEVPESNLTGMDSVYARQILPIYMNALQESKATGDYTNSEELLGSISGYQKKFGAEVMPSEEKINAEVLYNKYDIFRSLYKWYMFAGLIMLVIVVAQIFKDSKIIRILIKTSAIVVLLLFIVHTLGLAARWYISGHAPWSDAYESMIYVAWATMFFGLAFGRKSFLTIASTSFVTAMILMIAHWNWMDPAIANLVPVLDSYWLMIHVSVIVGSYGPFTLGMILGAVSLMLMIFTTDKNKEKMSLNIKEITIITEMALTVGLVMLTIGNFLGGQWANESWGRYWGWDPKETWALVSIMVYAFVIHMRLVPGLRSRWFFNLMAIVAFSSIMMTYFGVNFYLAGLHSYASGDKVITPTFIYYTIAGVALLGAVSYWKYKKHYAK